Below is a genomic region from Dehalococcoides mccartyi.
TCAGGCTGGGGCTGGCTGTGCTTCAGACCGTTATCATTATAGTCATCGGGCAGCTTATGTTCGGCGTTGAGATTTTAGGCAACTGGTGGCTGCTGTTAGGGCTGGTGATGCTGGGAACGCTGTCATTTATCAGTTTGGGGTTTCTGGTCGCTTCACTGGCCAAGACCGAAGAGGGTGCTATGCCCATTGTGCAGCTTATTCAGTTCCCCATGATGTTCCTTTCCGGCATTTTCTTTCCGCTGGAATATATGCCGGATTTCATGCGCCCGGTGGTAAATGCTTTACCGCTGACCTATTTGGGTGATGCCTTTAGACAGGTAATGGTAGATGGAGCTCCCGCTTTCCCGCTGGGGGTTGATTTGCTGGTAGTCACAGGCTGGCTGGTAGTCTGTATGGCTATCTCAGTCCGCTTTTTCCGCTGGGAATGACCAGTTTTTGCGAATAATAAAACTAAAGGCCGGGAATTAAACCCGGCCTTTGTTATTTATGGGTAGTTTTGGGGGGTGTTTTATAAAACCAGCATGGCATCACCAAAACTGTAAAAACGGTAATGCTCATGTATAGCTTTTTCATAAGCTTTTTTTAGAAATGGCCAGCCGGCAAAAGCGGCTGTCAGCATAAGGGGGGTGGAACGGGGCAGATGAAAGTTCGTAATAAAACAGTCAACCACTCTAAATTTATACCCGGGCAAGATAAATAAATCCGCCCAGCCCGAATATGGTTCAATAATCCCGTTCTGACTTAGACTGGAAGCCTGCTCCACCAGTCTGGTGGCCGAAGTACCCACACAAAATACCCGTTTGCCGTTTGCCTTGGCCTGGCAGATAGTCGCGGCAGTTTCCGCACTTAGTATTCCGTATTCGCGGTGGATTATATGGTCATTTGGGTCTTCCTCTTTCACAGGTCGGAAGGTATCTAGTCCTATATGCAGAGTTACATAGGTGCAGATTACGCCTATCTCGCTCAAACATTTTAACAAATCTGTGGTGAAATGAAGCCCTGCGGTGGGGGCAGCTACACTGCCGTTAGTCAGTGCGTAAACTGTCTGGTAGCGTTCCGGGTCTGAAACTGGCGTGTGAATATATGGCGGCAAGGGTACTTCGCCCAGTTTCATAAGGTGTGTTTCATCTGAAAAACGCAGAAGTTTTATGCCGTCATCTTTATCTGCCAGCACTTCCGCTTGGGTAGACGTTTCTTCACCGTGCTGATGT
It encodes:
- the queA gene encoding tRNA preQ1(34) S-adenosylmethionine ribosyltransferase-isomerase QueA yields the protein MKTSDFDYNLPQEYIAQKPAEPRDSSRLLVLNRQRGELTSRIFGEITEYFKPGDVLVMNNSRVLPARIKGIKRDTAAKIEILLLKRDGDNCWEALLKPGKRTKPGTIIDIHQHGEETSTQAEVLADKDDGIKLLRFSDETHLMKLGEVPLPPYIHTPVSDPERYQTVYALTNGSVAAPTAGLHFTTDLLKCLSEIGVICTYVTLHIGLDTFRPVKEEDPNDHIIHREYGILSAETAATICQAKANGKRVFCVGTSATRLVEQASSLSQNGIIEPYSGWADLFILPGYKFRVVDCFITNFHLPRSTPLMLTAAFAGWPFLKKAYEKAIHEHYRFYSFGDAMLVL